A part of Solibacillus sp. FSL H8-0538 genomic DNA contains:
- a CDS encoding ABC transporter ATP-binding protein, translating into MTCITVSNLTKIFGPQTVVQDVSFTLEKNTATALIGPNGAGKTTTLSMLTGLLEPTSGIIRMDGVRDIRAEIGFLPQYPQYFSWLSALEYTEMVAQLSTMPKRDAKRVAQKMLEFVGLGDALNKKTAIFSGGMKQRLGIAQALVHQPKLLLLDEPVSALDPVGRREIMNLLKEIQQDTTILYSTHILNDAEEMTDQVLFLRNGILVEQGSLSDVRERFDEPRYKVQFSSSEEALQFASQSELSAIAEGAAVYVEIRDDNPTMQQLLARLAASPFMVIQVERVTASLEEIFLKVAGQHESV; encoded by the coding sequence ATGACGTGTATTACGGTGAGTAATTTAACGAAAATCTTTGGTCCGCAAACCGTTGTGCAGGATGTCTCGTTTACGCTTGAAAAAAATACAGCTACCGCACTAATTGGTCCAAATGGTGCGGGGAAGACGACGACGCTCTCTATGCTAACGGGACTACTCGAACCAACGAGCGGTATTATTCGGATGGACGGTGTAAGAGATATTCGCGCGGAAATTGGGTTTCTTCCGCAATATCCACAATATTTTTCATGGCTATCCGCGCTAGAATATACCGAAATGGTGGCACAACTCAGTACTATGCCGAAGCGAGATGCAAAGAGAGTAGCACAAAAAATGCTTGAGTTTGTTGGTTTAGGCGATGCGTTAAACAAAAAGACAGCAATCTTTTCTGGTGGAATGAAACAACGGCTTGGGATTGCACAGGCACTTGTCCATCAACCGAAGTTGTTACTACTAGATGAACCGGTTTCAGCGTTAGATCCAGTTGGTCGCCGCGAGATTATGAATCTATTAAAAGAAATTCAGCAAGACACGACGATTTTGTATTCGACGCATATTTTAAATGATGCAGAGGAAATGACCGACCAAGTGCTATTTTTGCGAAATGGTATTCTAGTGGAACAAGGGTCGCTCAGTGATGTACGTGAACGTTTTGATGAGCCGCGCTACAAGGTGCAATTTAGTTCCAGCGAAGAAGCGTTACAATTTGCAAGTCAGTCGGAACTGTCGGCAATTGCTGAGGGTGCTGCTGTCTATGTAGAAATTCGTGACGATAATCCAACGATGCAACAGCTACTCGCGCGTTTGGCAGCCTCTCCGTTTATGGTTATACAGGTGGAACGCGTAACAGCAAGCTTGGAAGAAATCTTTTTGAAGGTGGCGGGTCAGCATGAATCAGTTTAA
- a CDS encoding ABC transporter permease, with product MNQFNVFLRKEWRESWRSFKFIWIPLVFIMLGVSDPILNYFMDDIMQSVGNMPEGFSMTMPEFQPVDLLLASTGQFQSIGLIILIAVFAGSVSRERQNGTATLLYVRPISFRALFLSKWTVASLVAISSAMAGYTGSMYYTAILYGTVNWSKFAAMLGTYFVWLVFVMAVTLAMSAVFKTIIAATLSIVIVPIGLIMDSLIGSFWTVTPWKLPGYGVLLLTDSVSMTDYWWCFGLTLALTILFIVLGMYFSKRNASTVKV from the coding sequence ATGAATCAGTTTAATGTGTTTTTACGAAAAGAATGGCGTGAAAGCTGGCGTAGCTTTAAATTCATTTGGATTCCGCTCGTGTTCATTATGCTTGGTGTGAGTGATCCAATCCTAAACTATTTTATGGATGATATTATGCAGTCGGTCGGCAATATGCCAGAAGGGTTTTCCATGACAATGCCGGAATTTCAACCTGTAGATCTATTACTTGCGTCTACAGGCCAGTTTCAGTCTATTGGGTTAATTATTTTAATTGCAGTGTTTGCTGGTTCTGTTAGCCGCGAACGCCAAAATGGCACGGCAACACTGTTGTATGTACGCCCTATTTCATTTCGTGCACTGTTTTTAAGTAAATGGACTGTCGCAAGTTTAGTTGCCATTAGTAGTGCGATGGCCGGATATACCGGAAGCATGTACTATACAGCAATATTATATGGCACCGTAAACTGGTCGAAGTTTGCAGCAATGCTTGGGACGTATTTTGTTTGGTTAGTATTCGTTATGGCCGTAACACTTGCTATGAGTGCGGTATTTAAAACAATTATTGCCGCCACACTCTCAATTGTTATCGTTCCAATAGGCCTCATCATGGATTCGTTAATTGGTAGCTTTTGGACGGTGACACCTTGGAAATTACCAGGTTACGGCGTGTTGCTACTGACGGATTCCGTTTCCATGACGGATTATTGGTGGTGCTTTGGTCTGACGCTAGCACTAACAATATTATTTATTGTACTAGGTATGTATTTCAGTAAACGCAATGCTAGTACGGTAAAAGTATAA
- a CDS encoding energy-coupling factor ABC transporter ATP-binding protein yields MNQPYFCLQNVSYAYPDGTKAIQNITITIPQNAKIAVVGKNGSGKSTFFQLLMGLIKPTSGQLLFQNEKVQYSKKALKALRQQIGIVFQNADNQLFAGTVKQDIAIGPSNLGWSYEKVEETTAKAIALTQLEPLQYRPIHFLSGGQKKRVSIAGVYAMEPNLLLLDEPTGGLDNYFTTQMLGYLRQLENNERTFLLSTHDIQLAYEWADLFIVFDEGQIAYFGDAQGLFNNDDLLASAHLDKPLLFEIANLLLKKGYSLSQHEYPKTKNELITQFQKLNIL; encoded by the coding sequence ATGAACCAACCTTATTTCTGCTTGCAAAATGTGAGCTATGCGTATCCAGACGGCACAAAAGCCATTCAAAATATTACGATTACCATTCCACAAAATGCGAAAATTGCGGTCGTTGGTAAAAATGGCTCTGGCAAATCGACCTTTTTTCAACTGTTGATGGGACTGATCAAACCAACTTCTGGCCAACTGCTTTTTCAAAACGAAAAAGTACAATATTCAAAAAAAGCATTAAAAGCATTAAGGCAGCAAATTGGCATTGTCTTCCAAAATGCCGACAATCAACTTTTTGCAGGCACTGTAAAGCAGGACATCGCCATTGGACCGAGTAATTTAGGCTGGTCTTACGAAAAAGTAGAAGAAACAACGGCAAAAGCGATTGCGTTAACACAGCTTGAACCATTGCAGTATCGTCCGATTCATTTTTTAAGTGGTGGGCAAAAAAAACGGGTATCTATTGCCGGAGTGTACGCGATGGAGCCAAATCTTTTATTATTAGATGAGCCTACTGGGGGGTTGGATAACTATTTTACAACCCAAATGCTTGGCTATTTACGCCAGCTCGAAAATAATGAGCGCACGTTCCTGCTCTCGACGCATGATATTCAGCTCGCATATGAATGGGCGGATTTATTTATCGTGTTTGATGAAGGTCAAATTGCTTATTTTGGTGATGCGCAAGGATTATTCAACAACGACGACCTACTTGCCAGCGCACATCTAGACAAGCCTTTGCTATTTGAAATAGCGAATCTTCTACTAAAAAAAGGATATTCATTGTCGCAACATGAATACCCTAAAACGAAAAACGAATTGATTACGCAATTTCAAAAATTGAACATCTTATAA
- the cbiQ gene encoding cobalt ECF transporter T component CbiQ translates to MLLIDKYAYINQLRNVHPLEKMIFALSSLLVLLLVKQPLVTTFIFFSMSGMIIFAAKIPVQYYCKLLVTPIFFITTSAVSVLFSFTTDIGQLTTIIWYTDIFYFNIFISHSSLDTAVHLIITAIGSISCLYFLILTTSINEICTVLRKCRVPILLIELIELTYQFIFIFLNSAHQIYIAQNARLGYHSLKKSFQSLAILVTSLFQDVLYRSHALSIAIEARCGNQYEVPIYFDEQKILNLYNWLYMLCYVFVLLYIATL, encoded by the coding sequence ATGCTGTTAATCGACAAATATGCTTATATTAATCAACTCAGAAATGTACACCCTTTAGAAAAAATGATATTTGCACTTAGTTCACTACTCGTTCTATTACTAGTTAAGCAGCCACTCGTGACAACGTTTATATTTTTTTCCATGAGTGGTATGATCATTTTCGCAGCAAAAATTCCGGTACAGTATTATTGCAAATTATTAGTAACGCCCATTTTTTTTATTACAACGAGCGCCGTTAGTGTTTTATTTTCCTTCACAACGGATATTGGGCAACTGACAACCATCATCTGGTATACCGACATTTTTTATTTTAATATTTTTATTTCTCACTCTAGTTTAGACACTGCCGTACACTTAATCATTACGGCGATTGGTTCTATTAGCTGTTTGTATTTCCTAATATTAACAACATCTATTAATGAGATTTGCACCGTCCTTAGAAAATGCCGTGTTCCCATTTTACTGATTGAACTCATTGAACTTACTTATCAGTTTATTTTTATTTTTTTAAACAGTGCGCACCAAATTTATATTGCTCAAAATGCGCGCCTCGGGTACCATTCGTTGAAAAAATCGTTTCAATCATTGGCGATTTTAGTGACGTCTCTATTTCAAGATGTCCTTTACCGCAGCCATGCTTTATCGATAGCAATCGAGGCACGTTGCGGCAATCAATATGAAGTCCCGATTTATTTCGATGAGCAAAAAATATTGAATCTATACAATTGGCTCTACATGCTTTGTTATGTATTCGTTCTTTTGTACATCGCCACTTTATAG
- a CDS encoding energy-coupling factor ABC transporter substrate-binding protein, with the protein MLKKNLLLLAIVVLLAIIPLFIQKDAEFGGADGEAEVAITEINTSYEPWFESFWEPPSGEIESLLFVLQAAIGAGFIGYFIGLMRGRYQKQRNE; encoded by the coding sequence ATGCTAAAGAAAAATTTATTGTTATTAGCGATTGTTGTGTTGTTAGCCATTATTCCTTTGTTTATTCAAAAGGATGCAGAGTTTGGGGGAGCTGACGGGGAGGCAGAGGTAGCAATTACTGAAATTAATACTTCCTATGAACCTTGGTTTGAATCATTTTGGGAACCGCCAAGTGGTGAAATTGAAAGCTTATTATTTGTATTGCAAGCTGCCATTGGGGCTGGATTTATCGGCTACTTTATCGGTCTCATGCGAGGGCGTTACCAAAAGCAAAGAAATGAGTAA